The Pelodiscus sinensis isolate JC-2024 chromosome 27, ASM4963464v1, whole genome shotgun sequence DNA segment TCTAATTCTTCCTCTGATTTTTGTATGACAGTCTGCTTGTGTGTAAGTGGGAATTGCCCCTTCCCTGCCAAAGGACACGGTCTGCCACAGCCATGCCCATATTCAGTTATGACCCAGCCATGCCCATATTCAGTTATGTCCCACCAGCCCTGTCCTACccagtccctccccctccttgcttaCACATGCATAAGGAGGAACCTGCTGAGCTAATTGCCCTGGAGGAGAACCAACAAGTGATCGGGGTCTTGATTTTATTTCTCAGCCACGGTCAGCCCTTTGGTGGCAGTGACTGTATGTTTGCCTACTACAGCAATGCTGATGATAAGTAAATCCTCCGCCAGCCAGTACCTCTAACACAGTAACACACTCTGCCTTTGGATGCTGCATCAGGTCTCTCTCTGAGAACAGCCTGTCACCTTCTGCACCTTCTAGCACCTTGAGAGCTGTCCTGGATGGCCTGACCCAACCCTAACATGTGCTGTGGCTCATGGGATCTAATGGGGTCACATAGCACAATGTGGTAAGGctgccagtgtaacccacacacctgctgggtgtggggcactgaCCCATGCAGTGGTAgcaagaccacttacagagagaaaacaACCTTAGAGGGGGcccagctagcttttagctcaagttgtagaggttcatgcactaagctccagaggtttggttctgcctgttctCGTTACGCCAGTATGAGAATGTGGGACGGCTGTCTGTTCAGGTGAACCTAGGCCAAATAGGAGCTGAGACCTGAACTGAATTTCAAAACCAGACGACACAGAACCTATTCCTGTTTTCCCCAATCAAAAATACAGAGGCCAGATCCTTAGCAATTTACACTAGCTGATTTATAGCAGCGGCGGATCCAGTCCAACTTTCTACCTCCCTCCATTTATGTCTGCAAACAGATTATGGCTTAGAAACTTCTGAGTCTCAAGTGGCTCCACTAGCTGTCTTTAAAATATGAACCGAAAAGGGCTCTCCAAAAAGGGTGAATCGTAGCCAGAGGAACAAACATCTCGCAATGCCCCCAACAGTTTTCCAACCAAACCATCTAAATGTCAAGCATGAATCTGAATCAAGCCCTGCAGTGGACTCCATCACATGCTTTAACTCAAGCACTCCTAGCTGCCATTTGCAACTGTAcaaaataacataagaacataagaacggccgtactgggtcagaccaaaggtccatctagcccagtagcctgtctgctgacagaggccaacaccaggtgccccagagagggtggaccgaagacaatgatcaagcgatttgtctcctgccatccctctccagcctctgacagacagaggccaaggacatcattttatcccctggctaatagccttttatggacctaacctccatgaatttatccagcttcaatttaaactctgttatagtcctagccttcacagcctcctttggcaaggagttccacaggttgactacacgctgtgtgaagaagaactttcttttattagttttaaacctgctacccattaatttcatttggtgtcctctagttcttctattatgggaactaataaatagcttttctttatcagccctctccacaccactcatgattttatagacctctatcctatcccccctcagtctcctcttttctaaactgaacccccccccccacccccgtaaAGCAGTAGGGCTCTATGGTTGGTAGAATGGGGACAAATTAGAAGCACAGTGACTTTTATCCCAGAGTGACACTGGATCAAGATGGCCAGAGAGTCGTTTTAccgctttgttttatttttcccttgAGAATTTTTCGtgtcactttttttcattttcattgaaAACTTTCTTTGAGAGTTTTTGGGATGCatagaaaaaaaccccaatgccagtttttttttgttctgattttgGCAACTGGAAAGCATCCAGTGTTGATTTGTTCAACAGCCCCACAATTCTGTATGTACAGTGTGCAAGTGTGTGTTTACCAGAGAAATTTCTGGTTCAGTGGTTGGGGGAtttatttggttggttggtttttgcaCAGCCCTAACTAGAGACCTAATCTAAAGTTCTCTGGAGTCCATGGGAGTCTTTTCATTGATTTCATAGGGCATTGGATCAGGCCACAGTACCTCACTAAGTGGCACTGACCAAATCTCACAACATTACTCCTATGAAGTATTCACATCTCCATTGAGCTAAGCTGTAGCCCCAAGAGGATCAggctaacattttcaaatgtatctcaggctgaagtcaatggaagcagcAGCTGAGCCGCTGTTCTGAAAATCACATGCTGGACTGACACATTGAGTAGGGACTCCAGCTAGTAGTTTTGTCACCCAAATGGTCTTTTGGCAGTGAAACAGTCAAAGCATTCACATGGCAACATGACTTTTGTCAGGGAAAATGCCCAGTTTCAGCAACAACAAACTCCTAGCCCCtgaaagactttttttcttttcccctccttttactGTCAACAAAGAATCAGTGTGGACCCTGCTGTTCTTTTTTTGACGGAATTGGCATCCGCtaatatcccacaatgcctgccctatGACTCTGCTCAGTATTTTGtaatctctgctgctctgcaggcatgcACCTGTCCCCTCTCAAAGCTCAAGGAATGGGTTGGGGGTGGGAGCTGCCCACCAGGATTTCAGAGTTCTACCACCTGAACCTTGAGcaacatgaaaaacttaaaaaacaacaaaaggacaATGCTCAAGGTTAAGGTAGTAGATTTGTgtccacaaatcagatatccaaaaaggcaatatatgaaaacctgttggagaacactctaatctacctggacactcattaatggatctccaagttgctgttttgtttcaggccaattctacgagccagatacacagagaaggattggaacttaacttcatttacaagtttaattctcatgcaaatggtatgaacaaggacatgtgctggctcacacactaccttctACGTCCTATGAGTTAAggtaccaaccaaacaatggaggtgctaactgttcttatcagcctgttgtaactatttgaaccatcttactcattgtctctctcttttcttttttttttctcctttccccctccttttctttttttctctctctcccctccccttcccttatttagtcttggatctggatttctaatactcttgtcatctgaagaagtgggttttgcccatgaaagctcataccatctacatcttttgttagggtatgtctacactaccctcctaattcgaactaggagggtaatgtaggcataccgcacttgcaaatgaagcccgggatttgaatttcccgggcttcatttggatgaagccggccggcgccatttttaaatgccggcagttcgaaccccgtgccgcgcggctacacgcggcacggagtagctagttcggattaggcttcctaatccgaactagctgtactcctcgtggaatgaggagtacagctagttcggattaggaagcctaatccgaactagctactccgtgccgcgtgtaggcgcgcggcacggggttcgaactgccggcatttaaaaatggcgccggccggcttcatgcaaatgaagcccaggaaattcaaatcccgggcttcatttgcaagtgcagtatgcctacattaccctcctagttcgaattaggagggtagtgtagacatacccttagtctttaagatgctaccagtatatttggtgttttttaagtttttcctgttacagactaactcggctacccctctgaagctcttgaGCAACATACGATGTATTGTGAGGATGAAATGCACTAAAGAATTCATGCAAATCAGCCTGCAGAATCCTTCCTTGAAAGAGACGATGAAAGTGTTATCACTAAGTGCAATTAaattgtggtgtttttttttaaaaagcttaccATAGTCTCAGATCTATTTTATTCTTTACGTGCAAGGAAGTGACACACATATACATAATtcacctctgtctctctctctttctctctgtttgCAAGCAGATACTCATAGCAAGggaaagacgcaagcggatggTATCTGACCCTGGGATTTATGCTGCTAATCTGATTACTATATGATGGATGTGTCCAGTTGGAAGGAGATGGAGGTGGCACTAGTCAATTTCGACAATACTGATGAAATAATggaagatcccagttattcaaaTGATTTCAGCACTGCTGCCCAACTGCAGAAAAGAGACCTCAGCTGTGCCAGCCTCCTACCCAATTGGAGACTCCTCCTCAATAGCGAGAACAGCAACAATGAGACCATTTTCTCCAAGTTCTCTGCCGAGTTCGGCGAGCACCTGATgagggagaaggagggcatgGACGAGGGCAACCAGAGAGTCATCATCAACATTGCTGGGCTTCGGTTCGAGACGCAGCTCAAAACCCTCAATCAGTTCCCTGAGACTCTGCTTGGGGACCCAGAGAAGCGGATGCACTACTTTGACTCCATGAGAAACGAGTACTTCTTCGACAGGAACAGGCCCAGTTTTGATGGGATTCTCTACTACTATCAGTCTGGTGGGAAAATCCGGCGCCCGGCCAACGTCCCTATAGATGTCTTTGCCGATGAAATCACATTCTATGAGCTGGGCAATGAAGCCATGGACCAGTTCAGGGAAGATGAAGGCTTCATTAAGGATCCAGAGACTCTTTTACCCACCAATGACTTCCACAGGCAGTTCTGGCTGCTCTTTGAATACCCTGAAAGCTCCAGTGCAGCCAGGGGTGTAGCTTTGGTCTCCGTCCTTGTCATTGTCATTTCCATCATCATCTTCTGCGTGGAGACCTTGCCTGAGTTCAGGGAGGAACGGGACTTTAAAGCCATCAAAGACGCCACTCACAACTTGACCAAAGCCAACCCAGCCCCTAACACCTTCACGGACCCCTTTTTTGTCATAGAAACTGCCTGCATCATCTGGTTCTCCTTTGAGCTCTTTGTCAGATTCGTTGTGTGCCCCAGCAAGGCCGCCTTCTTCAAGAACATCATGAACATCATTGACATTGTATCCATTATTCCCTACT contains these protein-coding regions:
- the KCNA10 gene encoding potassium voltage-gated channel subfamily A member 10, whose protein sequence is MMDVSSWKEMEVALVNFDNTDEIMEDPSYSNDFSTAAQLQKRDLSCASLLPNWRLLLNSENSNNETIFSKFSAEFGEHLMREKEGMDEGNQRVIINIAGLRFETQLKTLNQFPETLLGDPEKRMHYFDSMRNEYFFDRNRPSFDGILYYYQSGGKIRRPANVPIDVFADEITFYELGNEAMDQFREDEGFIKDPETLLPTNDFHRQFWLLFEYPESSSAARGVALVSVLVIVISIIIFCVETLPEFREERDFKAIKDATHNLTKANPAPNTFTDPFFVIETACIIWFSFELFVRFVVCPSKAAFFKNIMNIIDIVSIIPYFVTLTTELVQQSELNGQQNMSLAILRIIRLVRVFRIFKLSRHSKGLQILGQTLKASMRELGLLIFFLFIGVILFSSAIYFAEVDEPQSHFSSIPDGFWWAVVTMTTVGYGDMCPTTLGGKIVGTLCAIAGVLTIALPVPVIVSNFNYFYHRETENEEKQILPREVERILTSIAAASGSMESLNKTNGGCSHDKHRK